DNA from Desulfarculus baarsii DSM 2075:
AGGTGTTGATCATGCCGGTGACCGTGCCCAACAGGCCCAGCAAGGGCGATACGCCGGCCAAGACCTTGAGCACCTGCAAAAAGCGCTCGAGCCTGGGCGTCTCGCGCAAAATCGCCTCGGCCAGGCCGCTCTCGATGACCTCCTGCGGCTGGCCGACCAGGGCCAGGCCGGCCTTGATCACATTGCTGGTGGGCCGCCCCTTTTGCTCCTCGGCCACGCTGAAGGCGCCGGCCATGTCGCCCTGGCTCACCAGCATGGCCACTTCGCTCATCATCTCGTCGGTGTTGGCCCGCACCCGCCGCAAAAACACGATGCGTTCGCCAACCAAAACCAAGGCCAACAAGCCCACGAACAATATTGGCCACATCAACGGACCGCCGGCGACGAACGTCTCGCCCAACGTCGATGATTTAGCCATCTGCCGTAACGACGCCCCACCGCTGATGTCCATGTAGACGGCGGCGGTCTGGTCGTCGAAGTAGTCGTCCAACGAGCTCAGCACGTTCCAGGCGGGGTCGCCGCCGACGGCCAGAAGCTGGCCGCTGGCCTGGCCCAGGGTCAGGAAGCCGGTCTGGCCATTGCGGTAGATGGAGCAGAACCCGCCCAGGCGGATGATGTCGGCCTTGATCTGGTTGCCGTCGCGGTCGACGATTTCGCCCTCGCGCCGCACGATCTGGCCGGTGGCGGTCATCTCGCCGAAAAACAGGTCGACCAGGCGGCGGATGTCATCCAGGCCGGGAAAACGGCTCTTGCCGATGTAGGCGCGCAAGGCCTCCAGGCGCTCGGGATACTCGGCCGTCACCGGCGAGCGCTCGGCGATGGCCAAAAGCTCCCTGGCCTGGGCGCGCACCGTGCCGGTGAGCTCCTTCAGGTCGCCCTGCTTTTCGGCCACTTCCTGGCTCAGCTCGGCCTTGCGCTGGCTGACCGCGGTCAGTTGGGCGCGGATATCGGCCAGCCGGCGCTGTTTGGCCTCCAACTGGGCGCGCATGGCCGCCACGCGCCGCGCAAGCTCGGCCCGCTCCTGGGCGATTTCCTGGCCGGTCTGGGCGCGCTCGGCCTGGGCCTGGTGCAATTGCTGACGCACCGCCGAGGCCGCCGCGGGCAAGTTGGCCGCCCAAGCCACTTGGCACAGGGCCACGGCGGCCGCCGCACACAGCACGATCACGCGCTTTTTCATGGCCGGGCCTCCTTGGCCGGGGCCGGGCCCACGGGCAGCTCCACCAGGCTGATGACCCTGGTGCGGGCGGCCATGTCGGCGGCCTGGCCCAGTTCGCGGGC
Protein-coding regions in this window:
- a CDS encoding MotA/TolQ/ExbB proton channel family protein, whose protein sequence is MKKRVIVLCAAAAVALCQVAWAANLPAAASAVRQQLHQAQAERAQTGQEIAQERAELARRVAAMRAQLEAKQRRLADIRAQLTAVSQRKAELSQEVAEKQGDLKELTGTVRAQARELLAIAERSPVTAEYPERLEALRAYIGKSRFPGLDDIRRLVDLFFGEMTATGQIVRREGEIVDRDGNQIKADIIRLGGFCSIYRNGQTGFLTLGQASGQLLAVGGDPAWNVLSSLDDYFDDQTAAVYMDISGGASLRQMAKSSTLGETFVAGGPLMWPILFVGLLALVLVGERIVFLRRVRANTDEMMSEVAMLVSQGDMAGAFSVAEEQKGRPTSNVIKAGLALVGQPQEVIESGLAEAILRETPRLERFLQVLKVLAGVSPLLGLLGTVTGMINTFNVITVHGTGDPRLMAGGISEALLTTEFGLIVAIPILIAASLLSQKAQRLAGDMEEKALALAAALMKMEK